TTCTATATGTTCGTGGCAGGAGCTTTTGTTATAGACAAGCAAGAGTAGAGTAGTTTAATCCATGAACCATTTGTCATTTATGGTCAATAAGCAACTATATCTATGTACctaagtacgagtatgacaaCGGGCACCGTTTCGATTATATTGCGTACGTGAGCATGTCCTTCTATTTGGTTAAATCTAATGTCCTTATGTCATTAAGTTCCAGTATATTTTCACTTTTCAAGTTTTTCTCAGGCACTTTTATTTCATCTTGGTTATGAAGAGGAAGAACACTTAAAAATTCCATGTTATTGTTGTCAtctgcattattttttttgcttaatgtTCGTTTTTTATCTGCAGGCGCTGGACTAGACGCAccattttctaaaatattttttactataatAGGATTAGAAACAGTAGTGCGTTCCTTGCCTAAGTCTTCAGTATCAATTAGGAATGTTGAAATAGGTTGAATATCCTCGTTTTGGCTCCATAATTTGTCAAATACACTTTTATGGCTACGTAGATTCGTGTTATTCGTAACGTCTGAAGTGTTACTAGTATGTAAATGTACATTTTTACTATCGGCGGACATTACTTCAGGTCCGATAGTTgtgtaatcattatttattacatttaagtTCTCGCTAGAATTGCTTTTTGCACTTGTTTGGCGTTCATTTGGTAGAGAATGATCATCATTATTCTCATTTTGTTTGTCGTTGAGGTTAGTCGGCTCTAAATCGTGTCCTTCTTGTAGTTTTTTGACGagacttttattattttctatttctggTAAAAATGGGTTCATTTCTGTTTCATGGTCATCATATTCCGAAGAATGGGAGTTCATGTGTTTTGCTGTAGGGAATGTGTTATTCTCAAGGGCTGATATTTCATATATCGTAACATTGAAATTGTTTACGGGCGTTGTGTTGTCTGGCATACTTTCTGTACTTGCGTTCATATGTGTCTGATTAATGGTGCGCAACGAATTATTTTCTGTAGATTCTATGTTAAGTAAGTGTATGTCATTATCGGATTCCTCCCAAACGGGAGCTGGTTCAGTTTGGTTTATATCTTTCGGAGTACTTGTTATGTCGGCACTGTTACTTAGGAAAGATTGTCCTGTTCTATAAACGTAGGCACTAACAGTGGTGGTTTCACTACGGTCGCTCTTTTTTGAAGTTTCCGTCGGTTCCGTGGTAACCGGAAGatgtgtattattttttgcTTCTAGGTTAACTCGTTTCACGCGCAATTCTTCATTGTCATAATCATGAGAAATATACATTGGTACATACTGTTCTGGTGCTTTAGTGGTACTTTTATCCATATTGTTTAAATAATCTGGTTCAAAGTCTTCGTTTGACATCCTAGAATTAATTATATCTTCTAATTCGTTAACCGTTGTAGTTTCGGCATCTTCCGGGATTTTGCTAAACGTTTTTGCATAATTGATTTCAGTTACTGATACACGTACCCAATCAGAATCGTTTGTAGTAGTACTTTGTTCAACAGTTGCTTTTGAGGTCACATGTTCTATAGCTGTACTATTTTGTTCTTCAATAGACTTTGATGAACGGTTAATGATATAATCAAAAGAAATATCGGAAGGTTCGTTTGATGGTTCTTCTCCATTGGTCTGAGAACCATGTGTAGCTTTTTTATCAAGAGATTCCGTCatatgcttattttttataatttcctcATTTTCTGGAGGCACACTGTCTTTGTTTAAATATTCTGTTACTGGCTGATCTAATTGAACGTCCTGTATTTCAGCCCGATTTTCACTTTCAGAGGTACCATAAACTTGGTTAGTCGACAATTGGTTTGAATTAAAATCAGTGGTATTTTCACTATCAGCGTGCACTGCAGGGGCTAttgtagttttagtttcttCGTCACCCATTTCGCTTGGaacttcattattttttgcAATGTATTCGAATGACAGTTCGTCGTCGGTTGCATTAGGATGGTCGGTAGCACCTAGGTCAGTCAAATGTATCTTTTTAGTCTCATTATCCTTTAAGTTATCATTTTCTGTTGTGGTTCCGTTCTTAACATACTGAAGCCAACCATTGTCACCGTTGGAACTTATTAAATGTAAGTTATTTTCTTGTGGTTTGTTCTGTTTCAAAATTGATAATTCTGTATTAGCTTCCATCGGTGGTTCCGTTGTTGTAACAACGTTTTTATCATcgtcatttattttaacttcaCCTAAATCGTTGATAGGGGAGAACATCACGCTTGTGACATCTATGGATTCATCAGACAAGTTGTTTTCACCGTTTTTCGTATGTTCTGTTTCAGATTCCttttcaaaattgttttctGTATTTTCCTTTGTCGTAGTTTCGTATTGTGGTGCTGACTTAGATTCAACTATtggactataatttaatatgagCATTGTGGACTTAGTTACACTTTCTTCTTTTGTTTCTGATTCTTCACCTTGTCCCTGTTTTACGATATGGTTTGGTTCAGTTAAAGAATTTGAAACTATCTTAGATTCTGTTGTGAGATCATTCATACTATTATTACTGTCTGTTACTGTTTCATGTTCATTTTTTGGTTCAGAAACCGTATCTATTTTTACTTCGAGGTCTGTTTTAGGTACTGCAATTGGTTCTGGTGTTGTTCTTAGTTCAGAGATATGTTCTTTTTCGGAATGTAATGATGTTGTATGTTCTGAGACTGGAGAAGTTTCAAGTTCTACCACTGCTTTGGGCTCGAGGCTTCCCTCTGTTTTTGAAAGTTTTGGGTCGGAAGAAACTTCCGGTTCCAACGTAGGTTCAGGTTCAATTTCCGATTTTGTTTCAGATGCTGGTTCAGAGGAAGATTCAGGTTCCGGTGCCGAAGTCGGTTCAGGTTCTGGTTCTGACAATAGTTTAGGGCTCAGTTCCAAATGTTGTTTGGCCTCTGGTTCATAAGAAGATTCGGATTCCGATTCCGAAGATGGTTCTGCTTCTGGCTCTGACGATGGTTCAGGCGATGGTTCTGGCGTCGGTTCAGAATAAGGTTCAGACGATGGTTCCGAAGATGCTTCAAGCGACGGTTCAGAAGATGGTTCAGGCGATGGTTCAGAAGTAGGTTCTGGTTCGGATGTGGGTTCTGGTTCTGGCACTGATGAAGGTTCGGGCTCTGCTTGGATGTCAGGTTTGCTTGTGTCTTTACTTTCAGTACTTGAATTCATATTCTCAGTGTTTTGTTCATCCTCAGCGTTGTTTTCACGACCAAATATGTGTGAAAACTTAAGATCTGGATCTGAGGCGGTGGTCGTTTCTAACATCACAGCACGAGTTTCTTTCCAGTCAAAAACATTGCCGTCTGAATGACGTgtgttatgtatattattttcgGTGTTGATGTTAGTTGTGGTGTGGTCTGAATCGGAATTTGCGAAAGCGTTATTTGGTTTATGAGCTGCGTCATCCGCCGAATTTGTTTTATCGGTTGATATACACCTGTGAGGGTTTGTGATATCTAGCATTTGATTTTGGGGACAAGTGCATGTAAAATCTAAGGTACTTTCATCGAACTCGCAGCCGTATTCACAactatttttattgatttgacATAGATCCAGAACTCGCCTCGCTTTTATTCCATCTTTAGCGACATGATAAAGGTTTATCATCCTATTGTGTCTAACTAGATATTTTTCCAAATCAGCCTTCAGTTCATTAGGGCCTAACTCGTTGTTTGGCTCGTAATTAAGCGCTGATTTCCAATGTATTCTGTACATTATGATGCCTGACTCTTTCCTGAAAcagataaatatatttcaacttctacaggatgtccttagccattggacaaagccgaaatgtagatatgcattagggtatttagaatcagtatactaagtataaataaataataaataaacaaaataaaaagcttttatttcaggcatttacccatattgcgtacaaaattaaatactacttaacaactaattgacactgtaaagaggtgccagtcatgttaaaaataaatctaaatctagttCAGTCATTTTCTGTTCTGATCCATGTGAACAGAAATCCAGCGCTTAAACACCGGACTCCTTATATCGTCAGAAACAGCCACAAGTATTTTTTTGTCGGAACAGCGCAGTCTCCTCCAGAACGAGGCAACGCGGGATCTAATTATCGCGATATACAACCGGTGTCGCGGTTACGAAGACATTAACAAATTACCactttttactttggagcagcctgtatgtgttaacagctcctgaggtaataaaaagtatgaaaccttcttcgatcttattgattatcttttttatttctgACATTagtgacattaataagattctgacttttgacaaatgtcatcattgccgcacattttcgaacaagttgtcaaaaacaccaCTGATTAATACAGTCTGTTTCTTTTTGtggtcgatcattggaattaatttttgtttgaaaatttattttattatcttttgatctaaataaaaaatgaataccctaatgcatatgtacatttcggctttgttcaatgcctaaggacaccctgtataataaaaaaagtatgaggttaataaaaaaagaacGACGGAAGGCTAAGGCGAATTTATAGCTGGGCAAGTGTGTCGTAACTCAGGTAGATAggtatctctctctctctgtcggGTCGGTCCCTCATgtctgaggatcgtggtcagtATTAGTGGTGGGTTGCATCTGGAGCGGATGGTATACCTCCACCGGTCTCTGTCCAGCGCGTTTTAGACGACCGTGTATAAATCACAGGACGACGTCCtgcgtaggtaggtataaaataatgaTTACCTGAGCTCTATGAATTCTACTATTACGTCGTTGCCGTTATCGTTCATCGAGTCTAACCCGAATAGGGCTTCTTTAAGTGCTTGGGTAAAATCTTCTGTAAATTGTTTGTACTCGTTACTTCTAGGATCGTAAAGCGCATCTGTGATTTCTTCATTGTCTATTTTTAATTCGCCCTCCATTACTTTaggtactgaaaaaaaaaagttgttatcGTCTTGTCACCATACACtatttaaataacaagtgaCTTGATACACACCATACATTgaaaaatcattattattttcgaCATCGGATTGGTCGTATTCTTCATCACTTCCGTGAGTCGTTGTCTCATCGTGACTGTAGCCAACTTGTTGGGTATCGTCAGGCTTTTCTGCGTCCAGAGTCTGGTCGTCGTGGTATGTGTGATCGTGGTCGTGACCGTGATTGTGGTGATGGTCGTGGTCGCGGTGGGACGCATGCCCGATGCCGCCGAGCGCCCGTGCTGAGCTGACGGACGCGTTGTACTGTTCCACCGGTGTCGGGGAATTAGTGAATAAAACACCAGCTGCAAcagataatattatatgtattcatgggaataattaaataataaacgtatCTTCGGAATCAAGACTGTTCtcgattttaataataaaattaagttatacATACAGGTAACCATAACCAGCATAGCAAGGGtaaatttaatgtcaaaaaaagCAAGCTCCTTTAAGGTTTGACCTATCAAACATTCCACGCTACAGTGGAGTGTAGCTTTATTATAAGGGGGCATAAGTTTCCTACATGCGAAATTTAATCAATGTCGTGTCGGTTCAGTAATTTAGCCACAACTAGGTAACAAAGAGCATGATGCTGCTTTCGGATTAACAGTAATATTGGATAATTGTTTCCTATACAAGTATTGGTACACAGGTGACACTAGAGCGTAGAGAAATGCATGTAACCATAACCAATGCATAAAGGTATATGCCATGTAAAAGTTGGTAGCGGTATAATGTTGTTTGTTAGTAGGTTCGGATCGGTTTAGGAGACAAGTTCACAATGATTACTATCGCTTCTTCCAATTGCCATGTTAAAAATATCGGTTTTAAAGGGGCGCGAGTTATCTAACAGCGCCGCTCTAATCCTAAGTTTAACACAGAAGTCGAGCGATCTTGTCAAATACGTGACGATATGCAAGATATATAACGTTGGTTTACGAAAGATATATGATATGAACGATAACAATGGCCAAATCCGATTTTGTATAACGGTGGTTTCTGATCATGGTGAGGAGGTAGGTCTACTGACTGGCGGCGAGCGCGATGAGCGCGACGACGGCGGCCACCACGAGCCCTAGCAGCGTCCAGCACAGCGGTCGCTTGCAGCCGCCCTTCCCGCCACGCTTGTCTGCTGTCACATACAGCTTCTCCCCTCTGAAAATCACAAACGGGATATCTATATTTAACAAAAGGATATCCGAgagaaaaacattttgtttacatttacttAGTCGATTCCGTCTTGAATTTTTTCAATATGGCGGAGCCCTACTTTTTTTCAGTACTTTCACTAGTTACCTAAGTAGGTACCCTAATCGCAACGCAATACTAGGTAACTTAtagaaaaatggtaaaatatCTATTTATGAAAATCCTATGTTAAATCTTATATATATTGTGAATATAGGTTTGCTAAAATTGATAGCTCTGTATTACTTAATCCACTACACGCCTCCCTAatttaaatgttgaaaaaatatatataggtaccttattaaatatgtactacTACTATTCTCAGAAAGATACATATCGCCGGCGTTGTTAAAACCATaagtatagtaaatataaataactaggGCAACTGAGCTAAAAAACCTTTTTGAAATGACTCCGGAATGTCGGTggtacttaaggggcccactgactatcagtcctaaggacgatatcggcctgtcagttagaacaaaaatttgacagttccgaacaactgacaggccgatatcatccggcggactgatattcagtgggcccctttgcTGGGTCAGAGGGTCAATGCCACCTAGATTTGAGCCTAATGTCAACACGCTTACCTAAAGCGAGGTGTAGTCTAGCAAGAACTTGcgtgcaattttcattacattgcagtatctgatgaaacttttgaatgcagtttaccttagtagtcggcaatgtaacgtaaattgcatgcaacttcttgctagtctaaacctcgcttaatataATAAGCAACTGTCGCATTCAATGAACAGATAACATAACATTGTGGTGCGGCCTGCGGCACTGTGTTGTCTTGTCATCGGTGGATCCGATTGTTACTGCTTTACGTACGATTTACTTTCTATTGATACTTACAATCCgttttattttacaagctttctattaacttgcaatgtacttatgtatgtatgtatgtacatatcaaatcttgcaagttaaatttgacccacttgccgacttccaatgaagctgaaaatttgcatacatatgtatatttaaccggcttttaataataattatgtgtcTTCATTATAAATAGTTGAACAAGTGaactacataataattatttgattATCAAGATTTTGTAACTGCTTAGCAGAATAAAATTGTCATTGTTATGGATATCCAAATAAATATGTCATCTCCATCTGCCACACCTCTACCTAGGTAGAGTTAGACTAGACAAGtcagcaacgattttgatagctgtgcaagtgttatttatgagtcataatttcatagaagtttaaaaTAGCACTTGCAATATCGTTTCAGACTTATCTTGCTCTAACTCTACTGTTTTTGCAAAGTCGGTGTCGCGAAAAGAGTGCTCTTGACGCTAAAGCAATTAAATTTTACTACTAAGATCGAAATAAATGTCCAACGTGCCTTTATGACCATTATATTTGAAAATGAAAGTAgtgaattttcaaaatttcgtGCATGACTTGTTTTGCTGAGAATACTTTAGTGAAACTGTGGAGTCCTTGCTATAAGTCAGCGGTCGGCAAGAGACGGGAGACGGccctctcacttgcggcccgcgagccaccctggctattttgtatcGTAATGAGACTAAGTAAATAGTTTACCTATATGGAGATTAATTTTGATCCAAATAAAATAAGCTCGCAAGGGACTGAGAGAACCGCATCATAACACCGATGTGTTTTACATAGTTGTGCGCGTTTAATGCACGATGGAAGGCAGAGAGCTCGAGACCCAGGGGCGCGCTGCGCGCTGCAGTGCAGACTGCAGACTGGAGGTGAGCGGCGGGGTCGACGGCCGCGCATTGTGTGCTCCTGCCCGGCTCTAACACAATAACATACCACCAACCTCAGCACGCTCGCACGTGAATCCACAGCTATGTACCTACGTGTAAACTAACCGTACAATATCATCAAACACGAAAACCAATAATTGTTGAGCTTTTTATCTTAACCACTATacccagtgttggccgaacgttaatg
The Cydia strobilella chromosome Z, ilCydStro3.1, whole genome shotgun sequence genome window above contains:
- the LOC134754808 gene encoding uncharacterized protein LOC134754808, whose amino-acid sequence is MDSHSRSASPGAPARPQHRPPSPPSPPTPPTTGLDNRAFQPDDPNHNDSFASNHTHQNGHTKELNGESKTLEAVNLELINLQPRNGNTKKKDVEVDMNVTNPYDEYFVPVNEHRKYMRGEKLYVTADKRGGKGGCKRPLCWTLLGLVVAAVVALIALAATGVLFTNSPTPVEQYNASVSSARALGGIGHASHRDHDHHHNHGHDHDHTYHDDQTLDAEKPDDTQQVGYSHDETTTHGSDEEYDQSDVENNNDFSMYVPKVMEGELKIDNEEITDALYDPRSNEYKQFTEDFTQALKEALFGLDSMNDNGNDVIVEFIELRKESGIIMYRIHWKSALNYEPNNELGPNELKADLEKYLVRHNRMINLYHVAKDGIKARRVLDLCQINKNSCEYGCEFDESTLDFTCTCPQNQMLDITNPHRCISTDKTNSADDAAHKPNNAFANSDSDHTTTNINTENNIHNTRHSDGNVFDWKETRAVMLETTTASDPDLKFSHIFGRENNAEDEQNTENMNSSTESKDTSKPDIQAEPEPSSVPEPEPTSEPEPTSEPSPEPSSEPSLEASSEPSSEPYSEPTPEPSPEPSSEPEAEPSSESESESSYEPEAKQHLELSPKLLSEPEPEPTSAPEPESSSEPASETKSEIEPEPTLEPEVSSDPKLSKTEGSLEPKAVVELETSPVSEHTTSLHSEKEHISELRTTPEPIAVPKTDLEVKIDTVSEPKNEHETVTDSNNSMNDLTTESKIVSNSLTEPNHIVKQGQGEESETKEESVTKSTMLILNYSPIVESKSAPQYETTTKENTENNFEKESETEHTKNGENNLSDESIDVTSVMFSPINDLGEVKINDDDKNVVTTTEPPMEANTELSILKQNKPQENNLHLISSNGDNGWLQYVKNGTTTENDNLKDNETKKIHLTDLGATDHPNATDDELSFEYIAKNNEVPSEMGDEETKTTIAPAVHADSENTTDFNSNQLSTNQVYGTSESENRAEIQDVQLDQPVTEYLNKDSVPPENEEIIKNKHMTESLDKKATHGSQTNGEEPSNEPSDISFDYIINRSSKSIEEQNSTAIEHVTSKATVEQSTTTNDSDWVRVSVTEINYAKTFSKIPEDAETTTVNELEDIINSRMSNEDFEPDYLNNMDKSTTKAPEQYVPMYISHDYDNEELRVKRVNLEAKNNTHLPVTTEPTETSKKSDRSETTTVSAYVYRTGQSFLSNSADITSTPKDINQTEPAPVWEESDNDIHLLNIESTENNSLRTINQTHMNASTESMPDNTTPVNNFNVTIYEISALENNTFPTAKHMNSHSSEYDDHETEMNPFLPEIENNKSLVKKLQEGHDLEPTNLNDKQNENNDDHSLPNERQTSAKSNSSENLNVINNDYTTIGPEVMSADSKNVHLHTSNTSDVTNNTNLRSHKSVFDKLWSQNEDIQPISTFLIDTEDLGKERTTVSNPIIVKNILENGASSPAPADKKRTLSKKNNADDNNNMEFLSVLPLHNQDEIKVPEKNLKSENILELNDIRTLDLTK